A section of the Meles meles chromosome 8, mMelMel3.1 paternal haplotype, whole genome shotgun sequence genome encodes:
- the RASSF10 gene encoding ras association domain-containing protein 10, which yields MDPSEKKISVWICQEEKLVSGLSRRTTCSDVVRVLLEDGCRRPRRQRRGRRRGAASDSPGREELRELLDEDDEDDDEALPQGMLCGPPQCYCIVEKWRGFERILPNKTRILRLWAAWGDEQENVRFVLVRSEASLPNAGPRSAEARVVLSRERPCSTRGVPARPSLAMTQEKQRRVVRKAFRKLAKLNRRRQQQPSSPCSSTSSSTASSSSSSPRAAESASVERMETLVHLVLSQDHTIRQQVQRLRELDREIDRYEAKVHLDRMRRHGVNYVQDTYLVGAGIEVDGPSPEEEPEAAAAPLDGEAQAAALEELARRCDDLLRLQEQRAQQEELLERLSAEIQEELNQRWMRRRQEELAAREEPLELDGGHDGELLLEQERVRTQLSTSLYIGLRLNTDLEAVKSDLDYSQQQWDTKERELQGLLQTLHTLELTVAPDGTLGSGDPSRESRPQGRAEVWVDQARGLAKNCPGNDEDSDTGLSSMHSQDSDSVPVCESLV from the coding sequence ATGGATCCTTCGGAAAAGAAGATATCAGTGTGGATCTGCCAGGAGGAGAAGCTGGTGTCTGGTCTCTCTCGCCGCACCACCTGCTCGGACGTGGTGCGGGTGCTGTTGGAGGACGGCTGCCGGCGGCCGCGGAGGCAGCGGCGGGGCCGGCGGCGGGGGGCGGCCAGCGACTCGCCGGGCCGGGAGGAGCTGCGGGAACTCCTGGACGAGGACGACGAGGACGACGATGAGGCGCTGCCGCAAGGCATGCTGTGCGGGCCCCCGCAGTGCTATTGCATCGTGGAGAAGTGGCGGGGCTTTGAGCGTATCCTGCCCAACAAGACGCGCATCTTGCGTCTCTGGGCCGCCTGGGGCGACGAGCAAGAGAACGTGCGCTTCGTGCTGGTGCGCAGCGAGGCGTCGCTACCCAACGCGGGCCCCCGCAGCGCCGAGGCGCGCGTAGTGCTCAGTCGTGAGCGCCCCTGCTCGACCCGGGGGGTCCCGGCCCGGCCCAGCCTGGCCATGACCCAGGAGAAACAGCGGCGGGTGGTGCGCAAGGCCTTCCGCAAGCTGGCCAAGCTCAACCGGCGGCGCCAGCAGCAGCCGTCGTCACCCTGTTCGTCCACGTCGTCGTCCACCGCCTCATCCAGTTCGTCTTCGCCACGGGCCGCCGAGAGCGCTTCCGTGGAGCGCATGGAGACGCTGGTGCATTTGGTGCTCTCCCAGGACCACACCATCCGCCAGCAGGTGCAGCGGCTCCGGGAACTGGATCGAGAGATCGATCGCTATGAGGCCAAGGTGCACCTGGACCGCATGCGGCGACACGGAGTCAACTACGTGCAGGACACTTACTTGGTGGGCGCAGGCATCGAGGTGGACGGGCCCAGCCCGGAAGAGGAGCCGGAGGCGGCCGCGGCTCCCCTGGACGGTGAGGCACAGGCGGCCGCGCTGGAGGAACTGGCCCGGCGGTGCGACGACCTGCTGCGCCTGCAGGAGCAGCGAGCCCAGCAGGAGGAGTTGCTCGAGCGCCTCTCGGCCGAGATTCAGGAGGAGCTGAACCAGAGGTGGATGCGGAGGCGCCAGGAGGAGCTCGCGGCGCGGGAGGAGCCCCTGGAGCTTGACGGCGGCCACGACGGCGAGCTGCTGCTGGAGCAGGAGCGGGTCAGGACGCAGCTCAGCACCAGCCTCTACATCGGGCTCCGGCTCAACACGGACCTGGAGGCTGTCAAGTCGGATTTGGATTACAGCCAGCAGCAGTGGGACACCAAGGAGCGCGAGCTgcagggccttctccagactttGCACACGTTGGAGCTGACGGTAGCGCCCGACGGGACTCTCGGCTCTGGCGATCCCTCCCGGGAATCCCGGCCTCAGGGCCGCGCCGAGGTGTGGGTGGATCAGGCCCGCGGGCTGGCCAAGAACTGTCCCGGCAACGACGAAGACTCGGATACCGGCCTGAGCTCTATGCATAGCCAGGACTCGGACTCGGTGCCAGTGTGCGAATCTCTTGTGTaa